One Myripristis murdjan chromosome 18, fMyrMur1.1, whole genome shotgun sequence DNA window includes the following coding sequences:
- the tspan5a gene encoding tetraspanin-5a isoform X1 produces MSGNQYKGHEVSCCIKYFIFGFNILFWLLGMALVGIGLWAWSEKGVLSNISSITDLGGLDPVWLFMVVGGVMFILGFAGCIGALRENTFLLKFFSVFLGIIFFLELTTGVLAFVFKDWIKDQLNLFINNNIRAYRDDIDLQNLIDFTQEYWECCGAFGADDWNLNIYFNCTDGNPSREKCGVPFSCCTKDPAEDVINTQCGYDIRAKPDSEQKDYINVKGCVPQFEKWLQDNLTLVAGIFIGVALLQIFGICLAQNLVSDIEAVRASWVPPPLSMRRLPPHCSKKASAYYS; encoded by the exons ATGTCGGGGAATCAATACAAAGGCCACGAAGTCAGCTGTTGcatcaaatatttcattttcgGATTCAACATTCTGTTTTGG ctgctggGCATGGCCTTGGTTGGAATCGGGCTGTGGGCATGGAGTGAGAAG GGTGTCCTATCCAACATCTCGTCCATCACAGACCTTGGGGGTTTGGACCCAGTCTGGCTCTTCATGGTGGTCGGGGGGGTCATGTTCATCCTGGGCTTCGCCGGATGCATCGGAGCGCTGCGAGAAAACACGTTCCTCCTGAAGTTT TTCTCTGTGTTTCTGGGAATCATCTTTTTCTTGGAGCTCACTACCGGAGTCCTGGCGTTTGTCTTCAAGGACTGGATCAAAGACCAGCTGAACTTattcatcaacaacaacatccgGGCGTACCGGGACGACATCGATCTCCAAAACCTCATAGACTTCACTCAGGAATAC TGGGAGTGCTGTGGTGCGTTCGGGGCCGATGACTGGAACCTCAACATCTATTTTAACTGTACTGACGGGAATCCCAGTAGGGAAAAGTGCGGCGTTCCTTTCTCCTGCTGCACCAAAGACCCAGCG GAGGATGTGATAAACACACAGTGTGGTTATGACATTCGAGCTAAACCA GACTCGGAGCAGAAGGACTACATCAACGTGAAAGGCTGTGTGCCGCAGTTTGAAAAGTGGCTGCAGGATAACCTCACCTTAGTTGCCGGGATATTCATCGGAGTTGCGCTATTACAG ATTTTCGGGATTTGCTTGGCCCAAAACTTAGTGAGCGACATTGAGGCTGTGCGGGCAAGCTG GGTGCCCCCCCCTCTGTCCATGCGCCGACTCCCACCTCACTGCAGCAAGAAAGCATCGGCTTACTACtcatga
- the tspan5a gene encoding tetraspanin-5a isoform X3, giving the protein MSGNQYKGHEVSCCIKYFIFGFNILFWLLGMALVGIGLWAWSEKGVLSNISSITDLGGLDPVWLFMVVGGVMFILGFAGCIGALRENTFLLKFFSVFLGIIFFLELTTGVLAFVFKDWIKDQLNLFINNNIRAYRDDIDLQNLIDFTQEYWECCGAFGADDWNLNIYFNCTDGNPSREKCGVPFSCCTKDPAEDVINTQCGYDIRAKPDSEQKDYINVKGCVPQFEKWLQDNLTLVAGIFIGVALLQIFGICLAQNLVSDIEAVRASCFFT; this is encoded by the exons ATGTCGGGGAATCAATACAAAGGCCACGAAGTCAGCTGTTGcatcaaatatttcattttcgGATTCAACATTCTGTTTTGG ctgctggGCATGGCCTTGGTTGGAATCGGGCTGTGGGCATGGAGTGAGAAG GGTGTCCTATCCAACATCTCGTCCATCACAGACCTTGGGGGTTTGGACCCAGTCTGGCTCTTCATGGTGGTCGGGGGGGTCATGTTCATCCTGGGCTTCGCCGGATGCATCGGAGCGCTGCGAGAAAACACGTTCCTCCTGAAGTTT TTCTCTGTGTTTCTGGGAATCATCTTTTTCTTGGAGCTCACTACCGGAGTCCTGGCGTTTGTCTTCAAGGACTGGATCAAAGACCAGCTGAACTTattcatcaacaacaacatccgGGCGTACCGGGACGACATCGATCTCCAAAACCTCATAGACTTCACTCAGGAATAC TGGGAGTGCTGTGGTGCGTTCGGGGCCGATGACTGGAACCTCAACATCTATTTTAACTGTACTGACGGGAATCCCAGTAGGGAAAAGTGCGGCGTTCCTTTCTCCTGCTGCACCAAAGACCCAGCG GAGGATGTGATAAACACACAGTGTGGTTATGACATTCGAGCTAAACCA GACTCGGAGCAGAAGGACTACATCAACGTGAAAGGCTGTGTGCCGCAGTTTGAAAAGTGGCTGCAGGATAACCTCACCTTAGTTGCCGGGATATTCATCGGAGTTGCGCTATTACAG ATTTTCGGGATTTGCTTGGCCCAAAACTTAGTGAGCGACATTGAGGCTGTGCGGGCAAGCTG TTTTTTTACTTAA
- the tspan5a gene encoding tetraspanin-5a isoform X2: MSGNQYKGHEVSCCIKYFIFGFNILFWLLGMALVGIGLWAWSEKGVLSNISSITDLGGLDPVWLFMVVGGVMFILGFAGCIGALRENTFLLKFFSVFLGIIFFLELTTGVLAFVFKDWIKDQLNLFINNNIRAYRDDIDLQNLIDFTQEYWECCGAFGADDWNLNIYFNCTDGNPSREKCGVPFSCCTKDPADSEQKDYINVKGCVPQFEKWLQDNLTLVAGIFIGVALLQIFGICLAQNLVSDIEAVRASWVPPPLSMRRLPPHCSKKASAYYS; encoded by the exons ATGTCGGGGAATCAATACAAAGGCCACGAAGTCAGCTGTTGcatcaaatatttcattttcgGATTCAACATTCTGTTTTGG ctgctggGCATGGCCTTGGTTGGAATCGGGCTGTGGGCATGGAGTGAGAAG GGTGTCCTATCCAACATCTCGTCCATCACAGACCTTGGGGGTTTGGACCCAGTCTGGCTCTTCATGGTGGTCGGGGGGGTCATGTTCATCCTGGGCTTCGCCGGATGCATCGGAGCGCTGCGAGAAAACACGTTCCTCCTGAAGTTT TTCTCTGTGTTTCTGGGAATCATCTTTTTCTTGGAGCTCACTACCGGAGTCCTGGCGTTTGTCTTCAAGGACTGGATCAAAGACCAGCTGAACTTattcatcaacaacaacatccgGGCGTACCGGGACGACATCGATCTCCAAAACCTCATAGACTTCACTCAGGAATAC TGGGAGTGCTGTGGTGCGTTCGGGGCCGATGACTGGAACCTCAACATCTATTTTAACTGTACTGACGGGAATCCCAGTAGGGAAAAGTGCGGCGTTCCTTTCTCCTGCTGCACCAAAGACCCAGCG GACTCGGAGCAGAAGGACTACATCAACGTGAAAGGCTGTGTGCCGCAGTTTGAAAAGTGGCTGCAGGATAACCTCACCTTAGTTGCCGGGATATTCATCGGAGTTGCGCTATTACAG ATTTTCGGGATTTGCTTGGCCCAAAACTTAGTGAGCGACATTGAGGCTGTGCGGGCAAGCTG GGTGCCCCCCCCTCTGTCCATGCGCCGACTCCCACCTCACTGCAGCAAGAAAGCATCGGCTTACTACtcatga